In Scatophagus argus isolate fScaArg1 chromosome 18, fScaArg1.pri, whole genome shotgun sequence, the DNA window AACACGCTGGGACAAAGGATTAGTTGTTGTATCTGTTTCAGGTATATAATAAATATCCCTAGTCCTAAAATGCAGTCAGAACATTGATGAAAGGTTCTCTGATGAGATTTGCACTTCAGTACAGAAATAACAGAGACTTTCTGTCATATGGTGGCCGTTTTACAATAGTAAACCAAGCCAAGTCCTCCTCTGTCTATGCCCTGTGGGTCAGTGGTCTGTCTTCTGCCTTTCACAGCTAATGTTTCACCACAATGTGAAACCTCAGTCTCCTGTTTCCACTCTGTGCGATGAGCCAAGTGACATGGAACAGGGCTTGTGGCAGAAGCTGTGTGCTTCCATTTTTACAAAAATCACCAGGTATCAAATCCTCACAGCACAGGGACATAGGACATTTGATGCTGTTCAAAAATATTGGTTGAGACTATTTAATGAGAATATGTTATATTAATGAACTGAATTATGTTTTTACAGCAACCTTGCTTTTTCACCTCACAGTGTGGAATGTTTTTGAACTACGGTTGCATCTGTTGACAGAATGCCTCATCTGAAACATATGGAGTCCCCAAGAAGCACAATAGGCACTTTTCTAGCTACCACTGTCTTAAgttccattttatttcaatgTCCATTATTAAAAAATTGTAGCCAGAACAGCCAGAAGGAACCTTTTAGTTCCTTGATAGCAAGATTAGTagaattattgtttttatattattttgtatggCAATTCTTAAATACAAGAATTAATCAACCCAAATGAGCTTGAGTTGAGAGTTTGGAGGCTTAAATCtgaagtcaagtcagttttatgtcagtgtcagtcaacacaaaagttatctcatgtcACTCTCCAAACAGAGACCTAAAATCCCCCCATGACTCGGGTGTAGAGatgcaacagcaataataataataatagtgcaGACAAATGAGAACTATGACTAATAACAGTGATGGCATCTACCACAGCATAAAGGCCAACTGCAGTCTATAGGAACCTGTGAGATAAgaaaacatgctaacatgcattaatgggacatgaatgtgtacagaaggagagggaaaggacGAGACAGAACCTGtcaagcaattaaaaaaaaaaatctaattaattaCTTGCATTCAATTAATGCTCTGTGATTAACTAATTGAAATTACTCACATACATGAATTTTTGCTTTGAAGCTTTTTAAAggatttaaattcaaatgaatattAGCGCATGGGGGAATTAATGGATAATTGACATGACTTTAAATTTCAGTGtctcttttatttcagaattagaaatattttttttttcactgtccaTATTCGTACTCCCTTTCCACTCTTTGCTAACCCCCTGTCCTCTACCACTTAAACTGGTCTGCAGTCCATTGCATTCCATTTTGCAAGCGAGTTACAAGGGAATTGGTCACACGTTGACTTGCTCGGGTAGAGTCTAAACGTCTGGTCTAGTGTGGCTTGATGAAGCTGGCAGCTAGGCGCTAGTATCATGGGTAGTGCTAGCTTAGGCCTCTGGTCTCGCTGCAAAATGCTTTGCATTAAGGTGATATTTCAGACTTGAAGTACTCTAATGGTACAAAAATTCCTTACTGCAGAAATTGCAAAGAATGATGCTCTTGTCAACAgttccatctgtgtgttttttaaccCCTTTCTGCAAATAGGAATTCAGCAAAATTTGGAGACGTTTTGTAGACATAGCCTTCAGCATTCATTATCTCATGCTATACATGTAGCACATGGCTAAATGGGGGCTTAAATTAAAGAAGACACATGGGCCAAGACATGTATTGATGTCtagctgtttattttactcattaaGTGTCCATTTCAGAAGATCATACAtagcataaaatgtcaaaaaagtaaaaatcgcctaacttttttttagttttcagtgagTTCAAGGCTGATAAGAAaagatcaaactgtcaaactgtacaTGCCCTGATTCTACATGGTCTTGGAAAGTAAAATCCAAAATTTGAAGTAGATACATAAAAGTACATAGGTGCTACACAACCATTTCCATAGGGTACAAATAGGCGTCTCCAACCTCTCCAAAAACCTCTCCAAAACCTCTCCaagctctccaaaaaaaaaattgcaccaTACAAAAGGGGGtgattgtaatattttttttccttcattttgaaatagtacaaatacattttactgcattccAGACTAAAATTCACAAGAACTTCAGTACctataaatactataaataccTATAAATACCTATATAGTACCTACTAAATAATATGTTTTGGAGTGATTGTGAGtatataagtgaaaacagtccATACCAGAGCCCCGTTTGCCAGCACAGTTACTTACATACCTGCAATATGCTGTTACCACCTCCTACGACGTGGACGAGGGGTTGGATTTTAGGAGGCaaaaattgtgtaaaataaaaataaataaataaaaaataaaaactggaacACTGGAacactgaaataacacactGGAAactatttacaactatttacaaAAAGAGTGCTTCATTGTGTGCACTGTAGATCATGCCACTCTGTGAAGCAAAGTCTGTCCACAATAATGCAGAGTGGCACTTCACAGGACCTGCACATGAAGATAGTCTTCTTCTTGCAGTGGACACACTTCCTCCTGCCCTCGGTTGCCTTCAGTCTGGGATCTGAAGAGGGGGCTCCAATGGGGACAGGAAAGCACCCTTTTGGCCTCTGCTTTTCCTGGCCAGAGGTAGATGGCCCACCAGTGGCTTCAACGGAAGTCTCTGCTGGTGGACATGGCTGTTGTTGCCCCACATCAGCAAGCTGACAGCACAGCACCTCTCTGTAGGCCTTTTGAGTGAGGGCCCTCTCACCCTTAGCCACTGCCATCTCCTTGTAGAGGAGGAAGCTGTTCACGACAGCGATATCCACAAAGTGCAGGAAGAGCTTCATGTACCACCTCCTGGTCTTCTGggtgacagaaaaatatttgatCAGTGCATCGGACAAATCCACGCCCCCCATGAACTTGTTGTATGCACTGACTGGCTCGGGGATGGGAATGTTTTCTGTTGACCAGATGCCAGTCCGCTTGTTTTTCACCCGCCGTGCGCTGGTCTTCCCTGTGTAGGCTTTGTGGATGGTGGAGCACATTGCTACTTCTCTTGTGTCCTTCCATTTCACAAAAAGCAATGGCCCACTCCTGATCCACCTCATGTCACCCCGGGCAGCGGCTTTTGGCAAGGCGTTGATGGTGGTTCGTGGGAAGCCAAGCCTGCTCTCCCTGACTGTGCCACAGGCGCCGAAGCCAATTCCGTGGAGGTGAACAAACAACTTGGCGCTGGTGTAAAAGTTGTCCACAAAAACACCATACCCAGTGCCGAGATACGGGACTCTGAGCAGGTTCACCACAGAATCAAAACTCAGGCCCTGGCCAGACGGCGTCCTTGCCTTTCCCTCGTAGATGGTGAAGTCACAAGTATAGCCATTTGAGCTGTCCGCCAGCACAAACAGCTTATACCCCCACTTGGTGGGCTTCTCCTTCATGAACTGCTTCATCCCAATTCTTGCCTTAGTGGCAACCATACGCTCGTCCACCGAGAGGTTCTGACGTGGATGGTAGTATGCTCTGCAGGCAGTCAGGATTTGATCCTGAAGTGGATTGAGGCGGCAGAGACCATCAAAGCCAGGCTGGCCTCGAAGCAGGTCATTGGCGACGTCATCAGCTGGATCGCTCATATGAAACAACGCCAGTATTGCTTCATAGCGGTATCCAGGCATAACGGACGCAGGGAAAGCCAAACTGTACAAACGGCCCCTTCTCCACATATCACGCCCAGCTGTTGTCTTCACCAGGCCGTGATAGATGACAAGGCTCAAGAAGTGGTAAACCTCATCAATGGTCACATCactccacttcctcttctggCCACCAGCTATTTTTTTTGCAGCGTAGATGTTTGTGTTCCTGCACAAAACACGTACAACTtctttgctaaaaaaaaagctggaaaaGATCACATGGACTGTACTCCACATGAGGATCCAGCTGCACCCCAGGGGTCCTCCTGGGACGAAATGGTAGTGGAGGAGGCTCCACATCATCCTCTTTCATCGAGTGCCagtgttcctcctcctccacctcactgTCCTCTTCAGCAGAGTCGGGGTGTACTACTGCAGGGGGGCTTGATGAGGCTGTGGTTTTGCGCTGCGCCACAGCTCTGGCACGGCGCTGAGGTGTCCTGGTGCCTGCTAAagctgtgtgcttgtgcttgcGCTTGCACTTACGCTTCACTGCTGTTGGAGATGATGTAGAGGGCCCTTCCACAGGGTCACTGGgatgaagggagagagggacaggaCTGGCTGGTGGTTCAGCACTGTAGGaacacaaatattcaaattcaaaaatgGTTTGATTTATAAAGCATTCCCAttgtaaagcatttttttttattttgtaccaaATAcgtataaatataaatataaataaacaataacccatcaataacaataacataataacatatCAATGCCTATTGTATTGTACTGCATTGTATTCTATCCTACTGCTAAGTAGTGTTATATACTATATTATCCCTATAATATTCCTATGCTATACTGGATATAACAAGTTGTAAAGGCCACTAGTCTGAAGCTTGGACATTGCTATTTGGACTGATTCACTGCTTAGGTATGAGTATGCTGATGCACAACTTTGACAACATTATAATCTGAAACAATATATCTGAATTTATAAACATAGTCACTTACATGTCGAGGACGACGTCGACACCGTCCTCAAACGCGTCCTCCTCGACGGAGTCTGCACTCGCAGCTACAGACTCAGCATCACTCTCTCCGCTGTCAAAATCGTCGTCTGCCTGAAAAAGTGCTGCGTGCACTTCTTCAAGAGTCAGACGTTTAGGCCTGGCCATGATGTGTAGAGGTAAAAACTTGCAggaactgcaaactgcaaacttcaaactgcaaacttcaccaaacaaacaaaagtttgccAACAACACGGTGACACTTGCTAATTCGCCAGGTTACACATGCGTAATGACGTCGGTCAATGACTCCCGCTGAGTTCAGCTGCGGCGCAGGGCTTTACGCACGcctcctgtccacagacatCATTGGCGCAGGGCTTTACGCACGcctcctgtccacagacatCATTGGGGCAATCATGACACCCTACCCCCTAAATGTTCATTTGTCGGTTTACTATTCGTTGAAAGAGGTGTCAATCACTTCAGATGAGCCTGACACCGGCAACAAGGAAGAAAGTTGGAcgatgcttttgtgtttacaaCTCGGGTGCACGGcgcacacatgaaacacagcgTCTGCTTCGGAAATTACTCAGCGGATTACAAATAAATACCTTTTGGTTTTGTAGAGGACATCTTCAAGTTTCTATTCATGTATAACCTTACGAGTAAATTTGCGATTGCTGGTCAGAACGAGTTAGAGAAGACCGCGGTGGATTTTTATGGGGAAATACGACTATTTTACACGATGGAATGACTAAGGATATAAAGCATTGTTTTGACCTTTCCCATGCAATGAAGACCAGTTTCCACACGACTAAAAGGTAAATAATGACATTATGCCTTCATTTGCGCTCACTCgaaatgttaaaactttataaatatgaatgtttcAGAAGGATGTTACTTCCTGTGTTCGTCAATGGGAattgctatgctaagctaatgtgGCTATTTCTGAATAACGTATTTATAACATAAGCCAATTTTCCTTTAGCACAAAGCTCTGACATGACAGAAGATAGATATATgggtattttgtttgtatttcgaAAATGGGAGACGTATATGAGCAGTAAATCCCCGAATTTGATCTGGACCCGCCGGCGGGTCCGTTTTAACCCTATCTGCACAAACAggttaaatgtaaatgttccaTTCATTGGACCAAGTAACATGTTCTCATCTGCCTCCATCATGTTACAAAACTCTTGTGGCTGGAGCAGGTCAAAGGACACTGGAACGTGTTTaatcagtgttcatttttaacattattgttgttttgtattgtatatgttaaacattattttttctgtgattaatttattgaaattaacatgttattttttcaGCTCTAATTATATACATTTACatcataaataaaattaaagtaaaaataaaataaaaaaagtaataacTGACTTTTTTACATGATATTTCCTCATTTTATGAGTTCTTGCGAACCAGCCAAAAACACAGTTGGTTGTAGAATACTAAAGGTTGAAGAGGGTACACTCACTGTGTCCTCCAAAATcactttttgttcattttagaGAAGCATTGTTGACCTGCTCTGACGtatattttcatgtgattttcaAACGACAACACCACAGCTCTCATGTCTTAATTATGGGAAAAGTACATTTCTGTACTCAGTCACTCAGAACTGGGTATGCAGTAGAATAGGTGGGAATCAAACTACTTAGTACATAACCCACTGTACCTGCTGAGCCACAAATGGCATATTATATGATATGAACATATGATGCAAACTGTTTGtactatttaaaaaaataaaattgaatcaTCACCATTCTGACAAGCTTAACAGACTTGAACCGTAGAGTCTTGTCAAGTGAATAATTCAAATACCCGTGATCaataatttaaatatacataCTGGAAATCTGAAAGATGGCTCATTCAAAAGGATGAGGAGCCTGACAAATTATTTAAAGGTGCAGTGCACTGTGTGCTGCATCAGGTCTGTAGAGATATCTCTGCTGTGGTTGGCAAAAAAAGAGAGTTACACTGTTTGGCTTCCGGTGATTCATGttttcaggattttgttttattttgtctgttttttttccccaatgaTTATGCTATTTTTGattcatctatccatccatccattttctatgcttgtccatcagggtcgcatcagggagctggagcctatcccagctgactacgggcgagaggcagggttcaccctggactggttgccagtcaatcgcagggctgacacacaaagaaagacaaccacacactctcacactcacacctaggggcaatgtagagtagccaattaacctaatgtgcatgtttttggtattgtgggaggaagccggagtacccggagaaaacccacgcaggcacagggagaacatgcaaactccacatagaagggcccagattcaaacctggaaccctcttgctatgaggcgacagtgctaaccactgcaccactgtgccgctATTTTTGAttcaattttttcttttacagctgcAAATAGATACAAAAATCTTTATGGTTTAAACGTGTATGGTctcagaaacaataaaaaatcatttttcaagcaaacaagtttgcttgaggCATCCTGGTGACCTGGTGGTGGAGACTCTCTCTGGAACAGTTTCCGCCAAGGTTCCTTGTTGCATGTCAcacccctcttcctccccttaTTTCCTACGTGTGTCTCCAAAGACATTGACATAAATCTAAAATTGAAATCtaaattttcattattattattatttcatacaataaaaatgttaaatgttttttttttatttctcagaaatATTGGTATCAGTCATATCTGCGTAGTAACCCTAAACCTACTGCTAAATACAACTCATTTGAAACTCTTACTCTTAGCTTCTCACACCCTGGACAGCAGATAAACCACTCTTATTTGCTGTGGTGTAGTGCCTTAATCTGAGTCCTTAAATGAATTCCCTGACTTTCTATCATACTTAGCAATAAATTCAGACAAagttatttatttcaatttcaattttatttatatagcaccttatatgatcaaaattgtctctagatgctttacagggacccagagcctgaacgcccgagcaagcagacagtggcaaggaaaaactcccttttaacaggaagaaaccttgagcaggacccgactcacaagggagaactatcctgctgatagtcggccgggtgaagggggggaagaagaggtagacaggacagagaggaagaaagagagagagagagagatatttacatgcaataaacatcataaattacaaaggacaaacaggttgttataattggaattctgaagactatgtgttgtatgtatttgttcTTTAGACGATAcgttgttcaagttagttagttagcactacatagaaaaacaacatgggcagatgttgatagtagacactgagtttgtcactgggtttgtcagaggatgcagttcaacatgtagatctggatggagagatacctgcagaaagatacagagagagaaagaaagggagggagagacacaaaactacgaggagaactggacacacagttagtgacataaaataatgaattatatgttgatctatgagaggagaggagggaagagaaagaacaggagaggaggtgggggagtagagatggtggtggtgttgtggaggtggggaaactgctcggtggatcatgtttgtgtcccccagcagcatagacctatagcagcatagctagagattaaagattaacagttagtcagacctattctacctgtggctgtatatcaagaagtgactgtaactatgcctaccagccctacacactttgtttgaggctaactatatgctttactaaacagaaaggttttaagtctggccttaaaagtggaggtggtgtctgcctgtcgaacccagattggcaactaTGGTCAGACGCATTGTTGGCACAGTGCAAATTGTTTCATATATAAAATAGGGAAGCGTATTTAGTGCAAATGTCTTGCATTCATTTTACACAATGCAGATAAGCAAGTTATATGTTGCATTTGCAAATCTGATCTTAAGATGACCCTATCCTGGAACTGGATCCTATCCCAggcaagaggtggggtacaccctggactggttgccagtcaattgcagggctgacacacaaagacagacagttttttaaatttatttctttgGTTGCTATGCATTTAATATGGTTGCTTTGATAACATAAAGTAATTTTGGATATAAGACAATGTTGAAAAAAATTCCTTTAACAGGAGAGACAATGAGACACTCAAAGTGTACTGCAATGCAACAACGGATATGCCTGATTTAAACTGACATGGAGCAAAGAATGAAAATGCtctaaaaataatctaaaagtgcatgcatgtatgtgtaacATGTAGTCTGTGTGCTATTTATATCGAAAACTCCAAATATGGCCtttgaaaacagcagagagaagctgtcTAACCCTCCAGTCTCAGCTTAGTCTACTCTGCCATCCAACAAATCAAACTTGTTGCAGATCTGTATTGCTAACCTGTAGCTCTCTAAGACTTGACGACAAGTAAACGtagggaggaagaagagaacaGTAAAGGCTGAATCTCCTGAGAGGCCATGATCcagattaaaacaaactgaggaGGCACCGGCTGCCAGGAGagtgaaaaaagaggagaaagagaaaacttgagagagagaaaagagagaggagtgagatTCAAACAGCTTGGCAACGtaaggaaaaaagaaaccagaAGTTAAAGAAATGTAGAGTTTATCACAATTTCACAGCTTTTGCTCTATTGTTGTGAGTGGTGAGTCAGCAAGAAACAAGATGGCAGGTGACCATGTGAGTGATGAGTCAGCAaaaaccaagatggcagcagagtgacaTGCAGGGTGTGGCTTACGTGGCAGCAAAGGAGGACAAAGGGCGAGGACCCTCGAGCATCACGTGTTCCTTGAGGAGGTTCGTGATCGCATGCTTGGCCCGTGGCTTCACTGCCGGGGAAAaagtgtgagggagagagatatGGATAGgaaagaaggagacagaaagagccCAATAAACATCCAcctcagttcttttgagtcccacactatcaccacacaacagcggagtcagtaaaccgaagtttatctgatcagctattggtcctttaactggtgatgcGTGGgctcactgaactgatgaaAGTGGACGACtggtgacaaaaataaatgagtgCAGCACTTGCAAGTTACAAATCATTAGTAAATAACCCTATTTTACAATGCCCCTGCCCAGACACTTTGAGTCGCGCCAGTCCTTCGAAGTTTCAAATTTAATTGTATGCTTAAACGTCCGCAGCGCTGTCCTCAACAGGGTGCTGACGGTCCGTTACGGTGCTGTTAATAGGTGTAAGgtttaaccctcctgttatgttaCGGGTCAAACTGACCCGTGTTAAAGTTTGAAGATTAAGAAAAAATAGTTACTAGatatagaaatagaaatagataCTGTTCGGGTTAATCTGACCCAGCAGTCAAACTGGGGGTAAAAGGgtgtcagaaaagtgaaactgaaagtggtgaaacattaaaaaaacattgaacatgtattttttcttaTGAAAAATTGAACCATCATCTGTGAGAGGTAAGGAACACCATCGcactaaatattgacagaaTAGATAGTAATGGAGTtagtaattaaatattaacaatgcttatgaggatttttctttttttattttcagccttattttggataataaaatatgcaccAGGTCAAATTGACCTGGGAACATCTTTGCTgttcctgacaaatgaacacaacagggggattaaactaaatgaaaaataaacacttaagTGAAAATTAAGGGAAGGAAACAActtttaattttagattttaagGCCTCACTTGAGTCAAACTGTCTGATGCCAGTGGGGAGATGAATAATatgggaaaagagaggaggcaTGTATTCTGTAAGGGTAGTACACGAGTTGGGATATAAAGTTTCATAAGGTTAGATGGATATGAAGAAGTGTCAGGAGAAGCACCTTAAAGTCTGATCTGACATGACAGGAAGTAAGGCTAACATTGGtgtaatgtgacaaaatgttttggtttcagtTATGATTTCTGCTGCAGCATTCTGATGAAGACTTTTAGAACTAGCCAACAGTAGAACAACTCATTATAAATGAAAGCATAAGTTGAGATCTATGCTTCAGCAATGGACAGGAAAGACCTAATTTTAGCTATGTTGGGTAAGGCAAAAATTGCAATCCTGGTAATGTGTTGATCAAAAGGGTAAGATCAAAAGTAACACCAGGATCCTTGCTTGTTAAAGGCCCCCTTCACAGTTCAGTGCTTGACCTTCACTGTGGACAATCATGTATGTACAGAGTTTGATACTGGAAGgcttttcacattcatctgcttaAAGAGGAAAGCATGATTTGCGACATCACAACTAATTTAGAAGTCAATCCAAGTCCATTTTGCAACTTATTCAAGTGTGATGTAACTTGAAGTTGccagtgcacatacactgagagTGAACTTACAGTGAAGTAGGAcacatcttgtgtccagcagaaaaattttagaaatgaacaaatttgcatatttatttgtaatatttaatgaGATGCCTGAGTAGATGCCttttttaaagctgttaatgaaaaaaaagacaggaaaagacatATCAGATCCACGTTATTGTTCCAAGCAGACTATTTGTATCTGTATATATAGAACTGCACAAATGTCTTAGTACTCGTGCACGAAAACAAGGTATCTTTAAAGTCTGAGAAATCACAGATTTGTCAAGGTTTACTGTTTCTTTATTAAACTGGTGTCTATATTGACTGCTGCCAGTGATCATCGCCTTAGGCTTAATTTAGCCCTAAAAGCATTCAAACAAATTGGTGATGTTTTTACTCTGCAGACCTTGAAGAAATGGTTTAGCGATAGAATCAGAGTCAGGAAACAAATATTCTCTCTTATTCATTCCCGTTACATTCTCTATTTAAATTAGccccatttctccctctctgtaacTATCTCCATCCTTCTTCCTCAAGGTTGCCATAGCAACAGGGTCCCTGTCTCAGTGTATATTGTctccaaaatgaaaaaccaaaagcTCTGTGCCTTATGCTGGAAGCATAAAAAGATGTGATAATTCTCTGTTCTACCAACCAAACAGGGATAATTGTTGCAGAAAATATGCAATCCCTGCATTTCAAATACCACAGAGGGGTGACGCTGAGTTCTTTTATGTAACTCCAGCTTAAGCTTTAAAAGCACCACCCCCTTAATTATTAATGTAGTGgtaaatcaaaatcaaaaattcaaCTCTGCTTGGTAATCATCATAATTTCATTATATaaagccaaaagaaaaacatgttttaaaaaataatcagattgTGTGCAGGCCATATTAAGAATGAATGGAGAGGAAATATgcattcctcctctctcttgtgGGTTTTACAGTGCAGCTGCTGGCCTTGCCCTACTTTctctgactgaaatgattaaaaaaagagaagcacTGAGATCAGCAGGGATCTTCGCTATTACCAACAGTTCCATCTGAGAGATGTCTCATTTCTGTCTCACATATTCCACTCCATTCCAGTCATCTGTGTTTAGCATTTTCATTACCTTTAAGAGCTGGGCTGCACCAGGCCTTGATATGATACGGACCAAATGGCTGACTGAAGAGAATAACAGCCCTCCATGAACATCTGCCACGTTAGATAAACCAGCTCCTGAAATTAGTGTCTCACCATAATTGACTAACACAAGGGAGACAAACACTGGTCATAAAGTCAGTTGCTCACTTGCTGTCTAACTGTTGCTCACTAAGAAAACTGCATTAACGcgctaaaataaaaaataataattgtcaATTGTCAGTTAACGCAAGTGTGATAGTAACACATTGACTTGCACAGCCTTAATTCATTAACGCGTTAATGTTTTGACAGccctactttttttttccaactttgtTTAATGAATTTTCAACACATAAAtgatgttataaaaaaaaaagcacacttgCAGCGTAAGAAAattgtacataaatatataaacaaacacttataataataaaacaaacaaaatgacaaaaaagggTAGGTCACCTATACAAAATGAAGAATATGACAGTTACACAGATGGCTATTATTATGGTCAAACTGAAGTGTACAATCACATACATCTGTACAAAgcatgtcaagtcaagtcaagtcaactttatttgtatagcccatttttacaagcagtttgtctcaaagggcttaacataa includes these proteins:
- the LOC124049927 gene encoding piggyBac transposable element-derived protein 4-like, coding for MMWSLLHYHFVPGGPLGCSWILMWSTVHVIFSSFFFSKEVVRVLCRNTNIYAAKKIAGGQKRKWSDVTIDEVYHFLSLVIYHGLVKTTAGRDMWRRGRLYSLAFPASVMPGYRYEAILALFHMSDPADDVANDLLRGQPGFDGLCRLNPLQDQILTACRAYYHPRQNLSVDERMVATKARIGMKQFMKEKPTKWGYKLFVLADSSNGYTCDFTIYEGKARTPSGQGLSFDSVVNLLRVPYLGTGYGVFVDNFYTSAKLFVHLHGIGFGACGTVRESRLGFPRTTINALPKAAARGDMRWIRSGPLLFVKWKDTREVAMCSTIHKAYTGKTSARRVKNKRTGIWSTENIPIPEPVSAYNKFMGGVDLSDALIKYFSVTQKTRRWYMKLFLHFVDIAVVNSFLLYKEMAVAKGERALTQKAYREVLCCQLADVGQQQPCPPAETSVEATGGPSTSGQEKQRPKGCFPVPIGAPSSDPRLKATEGRRKCVHCKKKTIFMCRSCEVPLCIIVDRLCFTEWHDLQCTQ